Genomic window (Ureibacillus composti):
CTAAAGACGTAGCTATGCACATCGCTGCAATCAACCCACAATATGTATCTCGTGATGAAGTTTCTGCAGATGTAGTAGAACGTGAACGTAAAGTATTAACTGAACAAGCACTTAACGAAGGTAAACCAGAAAACATCGTTGCGAAAATGGTTGAAGGTCGCCTTGGCAAATTCTTCGAAGAAGTTTGCTTACTTGATCAAACTTTTGTTAAAAACTCAGATCAAAAAGTACGTGACTTTGTAAAAACAACTGGTGGTAACATCACTTCATTCGTACGCTTCGCTGTTGGTGAAGGTATTGAAAAACGTGAAGACAACTTCGCTGAAGAAGTTATGAACCAAGTTAAAGGACAATAATACATTTCATTGTGTAAACCACAATGGTTTAAAGTAGGGAGCACAATCACGTGTTCCCTATTTTTCAAGAAATAAACAATTACGCCTTGGTAAGCTGAGTCCGGATTTGAAGGAATTATAATCCGTGACATTCACACGAGGTTTGATTCTTATTCAGTGGGAGTCCTACCCTCACTGAATGAGAATCAATAATTGTCTTGGCTAAAGTACCATTCTCCAAAAGTTTACGTGACCACATTTTGATAAGAGTTTAGTGCTTTTATTTATATTGGGGCAGTCTAATGGTATAAGGCGGACGGCTTTAGCCTTTTCTAAATATGAGTAACGGAGGTTTACTATGAGTGTGCCACAATATAAACGAGTTGTAATTAAATTAAGCGGTGAAGCCTTAGCAGGTGATGCAGGCTTTGGTTTATCACCAAAAATCATTAAATCAGTTGCAGAAGATATTAAAGAAGTAGTTAATCTTGGAGTAGAGGTTGCGGTCGTAGTTGGTGGCGGTAACATTTGGAGAGGAAAAGTTGGTAGCGAAATGGGTATGGATCGTGCTTCTGCTGATTACATGGGAATGCTTGCTACTGTTATGAATTCCTTAGCTCTTCAAGATGCGCTTGAAAAATTAGAAATTCAAACTCGTGTACAATCATCCATCGTAATGACACAAGTGGCGGAACCTTACATACGCCGTAAAGCAGTAAGACATCTTGAGAAAAAACGTGTTGTAATCTTTGCTGCAGGTACTGGTAACCCATACTTCTCAACAGATACAACAGCAGCTTTACGTGCTGCAGAGATTGAAGCTGAAGCAATTTTAATGGCGAAAAACAATGTAGATGGTGTTTACTCTGCAGATCCAAAAATTGACCCAAATGCAGTAAAATACGAATCACTCACATATTTAGATGTAATTCAACAAGGTTTACAGGTAATGGATTCAACCGCTTCCACTTTATGTATGGACAATGACATCCCATTAATAGTATTCTCTATTATGGATAAAGGAAATATTAAACGCGCCGTACAAGGTGAAAAAATTGGAACAGTTGTTAGGAGGAATCTATAATGGCTAAAGAAGTATTAGCACAAGCAAAAGATAAAATGAACAAATCAATTTCTGCATTTTCTCGTGAATTGGCATCAATTCGTGCAGGCCGTGCAAGCGCATCACTTTTAGATCGCATTTCTGTTGATTATTACGGAGCACCAACACCGATTAATCAATTAGCAGGAGTTTCTGTACCTGAAGCTCGTTTACTTGTGATCGCACCATATGATAAATCAATTCTTGGTGAAATTGAAAAAGCAATCATGAAATCAGATATTGGTATTACACCAACAAATGACGGTACAGTGATTCGCTTAACTATTCCAGCGTTAACTGAAGAACGTCGTAAAGATCTTGTAAAAGTCGTGAAAAAAGAAGCAGAAGAAGCGAAAGTTGCAGTTCGTAACGTTCGTCGCGATGCTAACGATGATTTGAAAAAGCTAGAAAAAAATGGCGAAATTACAGAAGATGATTTACGTGGTTTCAGTGATGATATTCAAAAAATAACTGATGAAAACATCGCAAAAATTGACGAATTAGCGAAAGAAAAAGAAAAAGAAATCCTTTCTGTCTAGAAAAGCGTAGCGCGTTCGTCCAGCCGCGACAAGCGCTGCAGAGCCCGAATCGAAAACGTTATTTCAGTTTTCGACCGAGGGATCGAAGCGACCTCGAGCGGCTAACGCGCTGAGCTAGACATCTAGAAAAGCGGAGGCGCTACAACAGTTGCAATGTTTTCTGCGACAAGTAACTGCAGGAGCATGACCGACTTGTCGGCCTTGAACACTTTTTCAAAAGAACGAACCTTAATTTTGTTTGGGCGTCCTGTCATATGTAGGACGTCCTTTTTAACATTTTCCAATAAAAAATTGCCCTGAATAGATACAAAACGTTCGAAATGCTATCAAATCAGAACGAAAAACGTGATTGTATCTAAATGAACTTACACCAGGGGGTTAATTGAATTACAATGAATATATTTACATAACAAACGTCTAAAATACATATAACCAAGAAAATGAACTTTTTCTTACTTCATCCAATTTATTTAGTCCTAATGGATGGTCAATAGGTCTCGGCTACCTCTTTTCCATGCCGAGGCACAATTCAAAATCAATTACTTTACGCTATTGACTAATTGATAAAAAGTATCTAAAACTTTCGTAAGATTTAGGACATTAACAGTCGTTTTTGTTATGATAAGATAAGAAAACGTCCGAATAGTTGTCAAGTTAGGGGATACAGAATGTTTAAAAAAATATTAGGCAAAACTAAAAAACAAAAAAGATCATTGGAAGATGGACAATCTAATAATGAATTAATCCCTTCACATATAGCAATCATTATGGACGGTAATGGTCGTTGGGCAAAAAAGAGGGCAATGCCTCGTATAGCAGGTCATCATGAAGGGATGCAAACTGTACGCAAAATTGCTCGATATGCAGATGATTTAGGAGTCAACGTGTTAACGTTATATGCGTTTTCAACAGAAAACTGGAAACGTCCACGAACTGAGGTAGATTACTTAATGGGCTTACCTCAAAAATTCCTTAACTCCTTTATGCCAGAAGTAATGGAAAGAAATATTAAAATTACCATGATTGGTGATATGGAAGCATTGCCAGTTAGTACGCAAAATGTCTTAAAAGATGCGATGAACCGAACAAAAAATAATACAGGTCTCATTTTAAATTTTGCTATGAACTATGGTAGTCGTGCAGAAATCGTATCAGCAATGAAAAAAATGATATTAGAAGTGGAAAATGGAACGATCTCCATTGATTCCATTGAAGAAGACACGATCAATCAATATTTAATGACATCGGATCTTCCAGAACCAGATTTATTAATTCGTACAAGTGGTGAAGTGCGATTAAGTAATTTTATGTTGTGGCAACTTGCCTATACGGAATTTTGGTTTACGGAAACGCTTTGGCCAGACTTTAATGAACAAACACTAATGGAGGCCATAAATGATTTCCAGAAGCGAAATCGTCGTTACGGTGGGTTGAAAGGAGAAGAAATTAAGTGAAGCAGAGAATCATCACCGCAGTAATTGCAGCAGCATTATTCATTCCTTTCGTCATTTATGGGAACTTACCTTTTACGATACTAATTTACGTAATCGCAGCTATCGGTTTGTATGAGCTCCTTCGTATGAAAAAGATCTCTGTTTTTTCAATCCCTGGAGTAATTGGATTGCTAACAGTATTTGTTGTACTGA
Coding sequences:
- the pyrH gene encoding UMP kinase, whose translation is MSVPQYKRVVIKLSGEALAGDAGFGLSPKIIKSVAEDIKEVVNLGVEVAVVVGGGNIWRGKVGSEMGMDRASADYMGMLATVMNSLALQDALEKLEIQTRVQSSIVMTQVAEPYIRRKAVRHLEKKRVVIFAAGTGNPYFSTDTTAALRAAEIEAEAILMAKNNVDGVYSADPKIDPNAVKYESLTYLDVIQQGLQVMDSTASTLCMDNDIPLIVFSIMDKGNIKRAVQGEKIGTVVRRNL
- the frr gene encoding ribosome recycling factor → MAKEVLAQAKDKMNKSISAFSRELASIRAGRASASLLDRISVDYYGAPTPINQLAGVSVPEARLLVIAPYDKSILGEIEKAIMKSDIGITPTNDGTVIRLTIPALTEERRKDLVKVVKKEAEEAKVAVRNVRRDANDDLKKLEKNGEITEDDLRGFSDDIQKITDENIAKIDELAKEKEKEILSV
- a CDS encoding isoprenyl transferase, translated to MFKKILGKTKKQKRSLEDGQSNNELIPSHIAIIMDGNGRWAKKRAMPRIAGHHEGMQTVRKIARYADDLGVNVLTLYAFSTENWKRPRTEVDYLMGLPQKFLNSFMPEVMERNIKITMIGDMEALPVSTQNVLKDAMNRTKNNTGLILNFAMNYGSRAEIVSAMKKMILEVENGTISIDSIEEDTINQYLMTSDLPEPDLLIRTSGEVRLSNFMLWQLAYTEFWFTETLWPDFNEQTLMEAINDFQKRNRRYGGLKGEEIK